Within the Bos indicus x Bos taurus breed Angus x Brahman F1 hybrid chromosome 17, Bos_hybrid_MaternalHap_v2.0, whole genome shotgun sequence genome, the region CTCTGTTCTGCCTTCTCAAACCAGGCTTGGTTAAGAGCAGCTCTGGGCTGACCGGCGCTCCAGACACTGGGAAAGGGCCAAGAGAATGAAGGGCCAGCCTGCACGGCCCACCCCTTCTCGCCCGTGAGTCACCCTGATGGCATGGGGTCCAGGAGCCTCCCTCCTGCTGAGTCACCTGTGCACACGGGGACGCACAAGATGATAAGCAGGGCTCCTGCCCCTGATGCCACTACGGCCAAGTCACCAcagcccccgccccggcccaCAGCGCCCTCTGTGCCTGTGACAACTGGGTGGACATCCCACCGCCTGTCAACACGAGACCAGCTAAAGAAAGTGTGGTCGTCCGGGCTACAGATTACCACGAAGAAGGGGTTGATCCCAGATGGGCTGACATGGAAGAGGCTCCAAGATATGCACCCggtggaagaaaaaaacaaggagCAGAAAGatgcttgcagatggctgccacCTGTCCTGTGGACGTGCAGGGTCAGCACGGGGATGAGGAAGCCGGGGGAGTTGAACGCCACGTTGTGTGACTCAGAACTAGAAGACACACATGTGTGCGTTGATCTGTGTCGGGAAAAACCCATCAAAGGCAGGTCTCTTTAGGGAGGAGGACCAGGAGAGACGCACTTCTCTTTATGTACTGCCCAGAGATTTGTTCTGATGCATAGTTAAGAAAacactagggacttccctggtggtccagtggttcagagtcgccttgcaatgcagcggacaccagttcgatccctggtccgggaagatcccacatgccacagggcaactaagctcatacATGACAACGACCGAGCCAGCGCTCTGAGAAGCCAGCGCACCGCAACTAGGGTAAGCCCTGTCGCCGCAGCttgagaaagcccacgcacagcaaccaagacccagcgcagctaaaaataaatgcataaataattcatttaaaaaaagaagaaaacaccaGCAGGCTCTCTACGAGTGTTTTACCAACGTGATTACCATGAGCTGATGCGAATCTCACAACAGCCCCCTCAAGTGGGCTCTGCTCTTAATCTAATTTGggatatactttttaattttatgaaaaacgTCAGATTCTTAGAAGGCCTGGACCAGCCCTGTCCCTAGGGTTGCCTGCTCTTCCTGACCAGGGTCAATAGACAGAAGAAGTGGCTGCCCTCCGCCTGCCCGCCACCCTAGGTCCCTGGGGGCGGCCGAGGGGAGCGAGGCCCCGCTGGCCCGAGACCTGGCCTGGAGGGTGGGTGCCCAGTGGAAGCAAGGCAGGTGGAGGGGCCAGAGGCTCGGGGAAGCACTGGGGCTGAGGCCCCGGGAAAGCCGGCCCACCCTCCAGCCacaggaaggcttcccagagacACACTCTGGAAAGATCCCAGCCACACCGGACAACCGGCCCTGGAAGTCCATGATGGTGGGCGATGCCTCATCTGTCTTTGGCAGATATGTCAAGTGTCCTCAGAGGCCATGCAGTATGAAAGGATGTGGCTGCCCCTCGCCCCTGTGTTTATCTGGTCGACGATCACACGAGAAAACATTAGGACTGGTAACTAGAGGGAGATGATGCCCACGGTGGCGGGATGCCCCCCAGGAAGCCGGCACGGGCTCCAAAGATGCGTGGATTCTATGCAGACCAGCAGCTGCCAGCTGCCAGCGATTTCACGACAGCAAATTAAGAAAACTCGCCAATTGAAACTGGAGTACGACAGGGAGCAATTTATCGGAGGAGAGTGTAATTAAATCAAGTGAGGATTCTGCTCGCACAGCCCAGCCGGGGATCCCTGCGCTCCCCAACGAGGCCACCAGCCCTTTCTGCAGCAGTTTAATCTGCTGAAGAGGGTGGGTTCACCAAACTCAGAAGCCTCCCTAGGGCCCCTGAAGCAGACAGATAAAATGCAGGTCAATAAAGTGACCGCAACCCCCTTGCCCCTGGGGGCAGGCCCAGGCCCGCCATCTACAGTGACGGGCCTGGGCACAAACAGCAGGTTCCAGCAGGAAAAAAACAGCCCTCCACCTGGGCTGGGGTGACCCCAAAGCCGTGGTGGTGTCCGGGGCAGCAGCCACAGTGAATACGCAGGAGCCAGACGGGGTGGCCTCAGAGGGAACACCCGAGACACCCCCCCGCAAGGAACAAAGTCCATGGAGGTGATCATGTGCCTGCCCTCAGAGCCCCTGCAAGAGAGAGAGTCCAAGGTCATTGTCCAGGAAATCCAGAAGATTCCTATGCCTCTGAGCCTTGGTTCCCCTCAGTTCACTTGGAACCAGTGAaacaggctacaagtccatgaaGCAATGCCCGTGAAGAACCTAGCACGGCGCCTGCACACACTGTGCGCACACCCTTTGGAGGACCCTGGGGGTGCCTGGGTGCCTGGAGCCTCCCAAGGGAACCTGCAactgcccctccccccaacagCACCATCCGAGCCCGTGAGTGCCAGCCGTGGCCGCTCACAGACGCGCTGGTTCCCAGTCCCCTGACCGTCCGTCCCTGTGCCCTCTGCTCCATCGGTTCTGCACTGGgggtgacttcacacacacaccccaccccagcaccAACCCAGGGACGGTAGCTGTGTCTGGAGACACGTTTGCTTGTCGTGACTTGGAGGGTGTGACTGGCATCCAGTAGGTAGAAGCCAGGGACGCTGCTCAACACCCTGCAACCCCAGAGGGCCTCGTGTCGACAGAGCCGGGAGGAGAAACCCCAGGCCTGAGAGCCCGGCTGAGAAATGACTCACCACTTCTGATACCAGCGGGAGCCTCCCACCCTCCTCAGCCACACGCCCGGATGGCCGAGCCCCTGTCTCATCTACACGTGGCCCCCGCTGCTCCCAGCTCCTCCCTGGACGCCAGATCGTGGGCCCTCAGGAGACCCCTGCCCTCCAGGCCACAAATCGcctcaaataataaaattaatgacaGCGAGACCCTGCTGTACACCAACTGGGCCTGGCGCTGTGCCAGATGCTACCTGTGGGCCCAGGGAGGCTATCTAGTAGGGTCTGTGGCCCCCCAAAGCCCAGCCTCCCCTGCCTGGCCCACCGCCCCAGGACTGGGACCTCAGATCTGGTCTGGTGGGACAGGAAAGCAGCGAGGCCTCTGAGCAGAGCTCTGCGCCAGGCCCAGCTGGAGTGGTGAGCAGGCCACGTGCGGTCTCTGCCCTCCAGGCCTTCCAGAAGCACAGACTCACAGCGGGCAGGGCTCCGCAGGCGGAGAGTGGAGCGTGAAGACAGGGGCCCCAGGCCCTCACCATCTGCCCCACGCAGACGCTGGCCGCCTCCATCATGGCGCCGTCGGCGATGGAGCGCGCCGACTCCTTTTCGATGTGCGGGTTCCCTGACAGCAGCTCCTCTACCACCTGCCGGAGAGGCAGACACACCGTGAGCTCGGGACTACGCCAGGCTGCTGAGCGCGGGGTGTGGGGGGGCGCCGGGGCCCGCCGGGCGCGGGAGCATACTTTACATTTCGATACTCTTCCAGGGTGATGCGGCCGTCGCTGTCCGAGTCGTACATGTGGAACAGAACTGGGGGCGGCGGGGAGAGGCGGAGGATGAGTCAGGCGAGGCAGACGGAAGCCCTGGGTTCCCCGTTACCGCAACCTCCCCCTCCCTCAAACTGAGCAAAACACCCCCAGCAATGCAACCCGAATGCCAAGGCTGTAGGGGGCAAGGGCAAAGGGCCAGACGGACCACTTCaggtgggtgaccttgggcaagcgaCCTCACtgccctgagcctcagctttcccatctgtaaaatgggagtcaACACACCTCTGCCTCGTGGTGGTGGTATCAGGTGAGCCAAGGCCGGTGGACCATGCGCAGTCTCATTAACAGGAAGTCAGCGCAGCGTGACTTCAAGGTGTCACTCCTGACACCCAAGAGGCTGGCTGCCGTCCTGGGCTTGGGGCAGGTCACAGACCCCGCTGCTTCCCTCCCGCCCCTGGCTGATCCAAGCAGGCCCTGAGGGGCATTCACAGCTGCTCGGCTCGCTTCCCTCTCAGTGACGTCACCTGGTCCCTTTACTGACATCACTCAGCAGCCCACATCCCAGCAGAGCCATGAGCTGAAGGGGAGGGGACCTTTCCACCCCTGGCTGAGCCTCAGGGAGCCTCGAGCTCACGATGGCCTTGGTCCCGGCATTTACCCTGCCTGGCGCTCTGCAAGCATCTCTGCCCCTCATCCTCACATGACCCCTCCCCGAGCCCGTGTCACAGACGGGGCTGAcaagctcagagaagtgaaggcaTTTGCCCACAGCTGCCCCATTAAGGGGGGGCTTCCCCtgaggctcagacggtaaagaatccgcctgccatgcaggagacctgggtatgatccctgggttgggagaatcccctggagaagggaagagcctacccactccagtattcttgcctggagaattccatggatagaggagcctggcgggctacagtccatggggtcgcaaagagatggacacgattgagtgattttcacttcacttcattaacAGAGGGGCAGCCACGGGTTTGAATCAGAGTCCATCCCATCCCATAGGCCCCATGACCCCTGACCAGCCCTTGGAACCATCTGGAAGCTGGGCCGACACCAGGCgccatccccctgcccccagcagcccTCGGTACACGTCCAGAGCTAAGTATAGCCCAGGCCCGTGTTTACATTTCCCTGCAGACGCTGCTGCCTCAGGGGCGGGGTGCAGAAGGATGCTGGAGTCATGGGAAAGTGCACAGGGAGGGCCGGGGTGCCGCCCGCCCTGAACTCAGATCCAGGGCCAGAGCGGCTCCAAAGGTGGGGGCGTGGGCCCGCAGAGGCCACCCCGTGAAGCTGAGTCTGGTGGCAGGCTGTGGACCGGGGCAAGGGACGAAAGCACCCCTGCGGTCTCCTCCAGCCTCAGAACCAGCCACATGTCCAGCCCACATTCCCACTGTCAggtttaaggtcacacagctgcttaGTGGAAGGGCTGGATTGAACCAGGTCTGTCCAAACCAATTTCCCATCACCGACAGACCCTTCTATTCCCAGAAAATCACCAGCTGCTGAGGAGTGTCAACAAGGAGGCTGTCTCAGAACAGCCTAGGAGGGGGAGCACCCTCTGTGCTGTGAAAGCCCCCTCCTCAAGGCCCAGAGCTGGTGCTCCctgaccctccccaccccctgcagggGCACAACAGGCCTCGGGGACATGCAAACGGGCACCCACATCTCAGCTTCTCTTTCCGGCACAGCTGCACCTGCTCCTCGTCCATGGTGGTGTCGATGGGCCGGAAGTAGGACATGATGGTCAGAAAGTCCTCAAAGTTGATCTCGTCGGCCAGGCCGCTGGTCCCCTTGCGCAGGTTCCTGTAGGAGCAAGAAGGGGATATCGGAAATATATTCAAAACAGAAGCTCATCTCGCTGCTGCCCACAGCCCCAGAGAAATTGGCCCTTCCAAGCACTCGCTTCACCTACAATGGCTGTCCCAGCCTTGGGTTCTGCTACCCAGCGACCAGCTCGTGGGTGGCACCGGGGGGCCCCTGGGGGGTTAGTCCAGCCCTGTGCTGCACTCCCCCCTACCCAGAAACCACCATCTGGGGGTCTGGGGGAGACACAGGCAGCTGTGTCTGTGGGGCAGGGGCTGCTGGGCATGCATGGTGCACAGAGTTGGGCGGTAATTCACCAGGTACGTCTCGTGATCCTTTCCTTTAGATCGAAAGGGTCAGGGAGTCACCCAGGGGCCAAATCCTGTCTGCTGCCTGCTTTTATATAGCCCATGAACTAAGAAGGGTTTGTATGTTTTGAtatggttgaaaaaaaaatgttaagggggaaaaaaagaatagcatCGCATGACaagtgaaaattacatgaaattcaaatctgagcgtccagaaataaagttttattggcacacggCCACGCCTGCTCATTTACATGGTATCCGCGGCTGCTTTCAGGCTATAAAGGCAGAGCTGAACAGTTGTAACAGAGATGATGTGGCccgcaaagcctaaaatatttactctctggcctttTAGAGAAAGTTTGCCAGTTCCTGCTCTCTATCAGCTGTCTGAAACTCGGGCACAGTGATCTGTTGGCAGGCACTCTGAGTAATCTGTTTCCTACCAACGTGTAAAGTGCACCAATTAACTGCAGGTTTTCGAACAGATCAGGACAGGTTTGAGGTTGTCCCTGCAGGTGTGTTTTTCTGAAGGGGTGGCAAAGGGCTTGAGTTCctggcagggcttggggagggtaCCCAAGGCTGGGTCCGTCCCATGCTGAACACACAGCAGGTACTCAGCAAATGCATATGAAGGCATCGACAAGCCACCAAGTACAGGTCCTGGCAGAGGAGTTGAGAAAACAGCTCGGAGCCGATTCCAACCAGACACGGGCTCCTGACCCACTGCTGCCATACTCTTACCACTAATCAACTTCtactggggcaggttgccatCTGTCTGATGGTCCCCCTACCCTCCCTGTGCCTCCTTACAAAGGGATAGCTCTCAGTTTGCCTGGGATGATGGTGCTTCTCAAATGCACTTGGGTGCCTCTTGGGGTCAAGACCACATCTCAGCTTAAAGGAACATGTTCAAGGTTCTCTAAGGGCCcagctgttgttgtttggtcgctaagttatatctgactctttgtgatccccatagactatagcccgccaggctcttcttaccatgggatttcccgagcaaaaatactggagtgggttgccatttccttctccaggggatcatcctaacccggggatcgaacctgcatctcctgcattggcagacaggctctttaccgctgtgccactggggaagcaggGGCCCAGCTGTTCCCTTTCAAATCCTGCCCCTGCAGCGGCCACCACACTTCACAGTTTAGAGATCTCACTATCCCCAAGCTTCCattccaggagattttccagaAAGAAGTGGCTCCCGAGCCTGGATCACGAAAGGTGGATTGTGAAACAACAAACTGCAGAGATGAGAGGAGATCTCCCCAGGACTCAGAAAGCCTAGtctttgagtgtttttttttttcccccctcaattTTCTCTGAAATCATCTCTTACAAAGGTTTCCCACTGTTTCTCTGGACAGACTTTTAATAACCTCAGAGTTCCTGCTGTCGGGGGCACAGACCAGACTTACAAGGTGTAAAAATAGCCCCAGGCATCATCAGGCTCCTAGGAGGCATGGTTCACTGGGTTAGCTTGCACCTCCTTCTCAGGGGGTTCCGGCTGCAGCAAGGGGCACGGAGATGAGCTCAGAGAAACGTGATGGACCCTGTGGCAGGCAGGCCATGTGTGTCTGCTTCTCAGGGAAGGCTGTGACCTGGCTGCTTCGGCATCAGGACCCAATTCAGGGGCAAGGGGTTCCTGCCCATGTCCCTGGGAGGTCCCTGTGGGCCAGCATCCTGGTCTCTCAAGGTAACCAGAGGGCAGAGGCCGAGGAAACCCAGACACAGCACCCAGAGCCAGGCCCACCTGCACTCCACTCCAATTTCCACAGTGGGGCACCCCGAGGCCAGGGTCAGTGGGTAGAAGAATgggcgtgtgtgctaagtcgcttcagtcgtgtcccactctatgcgaccctatagactgtagcccaccaggctcctctgtccatgagactctctaggcaagaatactggaccgggttgccataccctcctcgaggggatcttcctgacctaaggaacCTAACTCACgtctcccaagtctcctgcactggcaggcgggttctttaccactagtgccacctgggacgcccTAAAAGAATGGGGCTCCATCCAAACCTGCAGCCCTCCATCACAGCACTCTTTTGCAAGAAAGCCTGCTTGAATGCAGTATTTTCACTTCCTTAACTCTCCAATGACTCTGTGAGGACCAGAACCCTTGGAGGTGGGGACAGACCCTGCTCGGCTGCCTTCCAAACAGCTTTTTGCTTCACTGTCTTGTTCCCAAAGCACCTTAGGATGCAAGGCAGACACTGGTACTTTTTGAAAGGAAACTCCCACCTCCAGCCTGTCCTCTGACTCCTCCATCACTCCTTGGCAGAGCTTACaggacagaaatacaaaggacgcACAGGTGCTGAGCGGCTCCAGGTCCCGGTTGGGGAAGCCTTTCCTCAATCCTCCTCTTCTTGTTCACCTTGGGCAGTCCACCAACTCACCAGGGGCCTCCCTTTCTCCAGAGCGTGTCTGTAAGCAGCTGGCCCAAGGCTGAGGTCCCAGAACCCACAGGGGGCCGGGGGCAGGAGTGGgctctcacctcctgctgtgggcAGCTGTCCTCCCTGTCTCCTGCTCACTGTCCTGCATCATCTTCCAGTGGTCACTCCCTAGAGCAGGGGTCTTGTGAGCCGCCCGCACTACAGGCCTGGGGACCCCCTGACTCCCTCCCCATCATATCCAATCTTCTTCTCTCCTAGGACAGCCTGGGCCAGCTTCCACCATCCCGACCGGCAGAGGCCAGGATGAGCTCCGCAAAAAGCAAGTCAGAGatgtccctggcggtccagtggctaagactctgcactcccaacgcaggggcccaggttccctccctggtcagggaactagatcccacatgctgcaactaagacccaatgcagccaaataaataaattaattaaaaaaaaaaaaaaagcaaattagacTCTGTTGCTCCCTTGCTCAATGCTCTCTGGAAGCTTCTCCAGCTCTTGTGGTGACTCCCCCCACCACAAGCCTCCACCTGGTCTCCCAGGTCTCAGCCCAGCCCTTGCCCCCGTTTCCGGCCGCACACCCCTCATGAGGGGCTCAAAGGCCTGATGACACCTTGCAGACACCCAACATTCCCTGACTGACCAAGGGTCTCCCTCCATCCTTCGGGAGGCACCTGCCTGTGCCCGCGCTCATGGCTCTGTCCTAACGTTGGATGCTCCAAGCAAGGCGGGGGTCTCTCCTGCCTCTGACTGTGGATTCAGGGCCACTTGTCCTCTGGCTGGAGGGAGGTTTCTGCTCCAGCTCgggcccaggcccagcccccTTGGCAGGCAGCGTATCAGTCCTGGAGAGCAGCCTGGCCACACCCAACTTCCACCCCCACCTGAAAACACAACTCCTGGAACCTGTTCCCAGTTCCCCAGCGGACAGCGGAGGGCCAAGCAACCTCCGGCCAGCCTTGCTTTAAggaacagcttccctggtggctcagatggtaaagaatccgcctgcaatgcgggagaccagggttcaatccctgtgttgggaagatctcctggagaaggaaatggctacccactccaggattcctgcctggagaatcccatggacagaggagccttggggggGCCAATGGGGGAAGGcaggtacagtccacggggtcacagagagtcggatgcgactgagcactgAGCGTACCGTGGCTCTTGAACACACGTCACCTCAGCACAGCCTCACAGCAACGCCATGAGGCAGGGGCTGTTACTACCGTCATCGTTCTGTATATGAGCAAAGTGAGGCAGCCTCCTGGTGTCCACGGCCCCGCCCCCACCAATCAGGGCAGTAGAGGTTTCCTGGGGTCCCCCTCCAGCCCCGCCACTC harbors:
- the TESC gene encoding calcineurin B homologous protein 3 isoform X1, producing the protein MGAAHSASEEVRELEGKTGFSSDQIEQLHRRFKQLSGDQPTIRKENFNNVPDLELNPIRSKIVRAFFDNRNLRKGTSGLADEINFEDFLTIMSYFRPIDTTMDEEQVQLCRKEKLRFLFHMYDSDSDGRITLEEYRNVVEELLSGNPHIEKESARSIADGAMMEAASVCVGQMVRAWGPCLHAPLSACGALPAEPDQVYEGITFDDFLKIWQGIDIETKMHVRFLNMETIALCH
- the TESC gene encoding calcineurin B homologous protein 3 isoform X4; translation: MGAAHSASEEVRELEGKTGFSSDQIEQLHRRFKQLSGDQPTIRNLRKGTSGLADEINFEDFLTIMSYFRPIDTTMDEEQVQLCRKEKLRFLFHMYDSDSDGRITLEEYRNVVEELLSGNPHIEKESARSIADGAMMEAASVCVGQMEPDQVYEGITFDDFLKIWQGIDIETKMHVRFLNMETIALCH
- the TESC gene encoding calcineurin B homologous protein 3 isoform X3 codes for the protein MGAAHSASEEVRELEGKTGFSSDQIEQLHRRFKQLSGDQPTIRNLRKGTSGLADEINFEDFLTIMSYFRPIDTTMDEEQVQLCRKEKLRFLFHMYDSDSDGRITLEEYRNVVEELLSGNPHIEKESARSIADGAMMEAASVCVGQMVRAWGPCLHAPLSACGALPAEPDQVYEGITFDDFLKIWQGIDIETKMHVRFLNMETIALCH